Within bacterium, the genomic segment GCACCGCAAACAACATCGGCAGCGAAGCCGGATTCTGGTACTTCAACTGCGCCCGGTACTGGATGTACCGGGAGTTGAGCGAATCGGGCACGGTGTCGCCCTTCGCCACCGCATACCAGCCGCTCCAGGTCGAATCGGGCGCCGCCGTCGCACCGGTCCGCACCGCCATCTCGACCGCTGACCCTCCGGGCGTCGAATCATCCCAGGACACGGTATGCCAGTTGGGCAGACCGCCACCATCGAAAACGGATGAGACATAGTCTTCACGATACGTCCGGTCGTAGATATTGCCGATCTCTCGAGTCACTCCGTGGTGGCCGGAATAGCAAGGGAGGTCCGTCACGGTATTCCAGTCCGGCCCCCAAAGCACATGGGCACTGCCGCTCTCGAAGTCGTTGAGAAAGATGTCGACATTGCCGTCCTTGTTGTAGTCGGCGACTTGCCCGCCGGTCGAGTTCAGGGTCAACGGGCCAATTGTAGACGTCTGCGCGTCGCTGAAGTACGGGGAGGAGCCCGTGTTGTAGTAGATGATGGGCTTTAAGTACGCGCCGTAGTAGGAACCACGGAAAAAGAGCAGGTCGACCAAACCATCCTTGTTGAAGTCGTAGGCTGCGCTGCCGCCGAAGCACTGGGCGGTATTGATGACCGTGCGGTTCTGGACGCTGAACCCAGAGGCGGAACCCCAGTAAATCCATGCCTGCGTGATATCGTCGTGCCCGGTATAGACGATGTCGAGCCAGCCGTCGTGGTTGAAGTCGGCAACAGTAACCCCTTGGGCATCGAAGCCGCTGCCGCCCGGTGAGAAATCGAGCGTCTCCAGTTGGTACGTGTGGTTAGGCCCGAAATAGAAGATGGGCTGGTGAGTGCAGTCGTTGGTGCAGCAGCCAATCAGGTCGAGGTACCCGTCCTTGTTGAGGTCTGCCACCACCCAGTTGTGACCGGTGTCGGTCCCAAGGTGTAGGAGTGTGACGTTTGATGGAGAGTAGCCGGAGCCGCTGCCCCAGTATATGTAGCTCGTCCCATCCTCTGAAGACAGGATAATGTCGAGGTAGCCGTCGTTATCAAGATCAGCCACGGCCACGGCCTCCGAATTGCTGACCGACAGGTTTGTCTTGTTCTGCGGGTCGGGTCCCGAGGCCGTCCCCCAGTAGATTGTCGCATAGGGCTGAGCCCGCCACCCGGTATGAATCAGGTCGGCGTACCCGTCGCAGTTCAGGTCGGCGCCGTCGCATTCGCCGCCGCCGCCGACGGGGTAGTCGCGCGAACGGCTGGCTAGAAACCCGGCCGTGTCGCCGAAGTACAGGTACACGTTCGACCCGTATCCTTCGGAGCAGACCAGATCCATCCAGCCGTCATTGTTGAAGTCGAAACGAGGGACGAACTCGACCGTGCCGCCGTAGCGGTGCGACACATACAGGTTGCTCGTGAACTGGCCGTCGCTGAAGTCCTGCCAGGAAGTCTCTGTCCAGGTTAAGGCAACAGCTATCCCGATGCTTGTCGCGAGGGCAAGCAGCACAGCCGCAGTCTTTCGCGCCGCGCCGCCCATTACCGAATTCTATGAGTGGCTCAGCCCATGTCAAGCTGCGGACTCGTGCCCGCAGACCTTGCACTTTCGTCGTTTGGGCGAGAGAATCGCGGCAAGCGCGAAGAGGACCGTCGCTACGATGACAATCGCCGCGCCCGAAGGAACGCCGAGCGAGTAGGAGATAACCAGGCCCGCGACACATGACACGACGCTCGCAATCCACGACAGGACGAACATCATGCCGTAGCGAGAGGTAAGCTGGTAGGCAGTGGCAGCCGGTGTCACGAGTAATGCCTCAACCAGAATGATGCCGACGGTCTTGATTGACACGACGACGGTCAACGCCAGCAGGCCGAGGAGCAGCGCCGCGAGTGTCCCGGTCGGCAGGCCGCTTGCCTCGGCCATGTCCTCGTCGAAGCTCAGGAACTTGAACTGACGATAGAGCAACCCGATGGTCCCGACCACCACGATTGCCAGCACTGCCATCAGCGCGAGGTTGCCGGCGGTTACGCCCAGCACGTTACCGAACAAGTAACCGTAGACCCGCGCATCGTAGCGCTTCATCAGCCCGATGAAAAGCACGCCGAGGGCCATGGCGAATGCGAAGAAGACGCCGATCGCGGCGTCCATCCGCAGTTGCGCGCGGCGGGTCGCGACCTGAATGAGACCGGCAGTACCCAGGCAGAAGAGCACCGCGGCGAACAGCGGGTTGATTGCCATCAGGAATCCAAGCGCCACGCCGCCGAATGCCGCATGCGCGAGACCAGAGCCGGCGAAGGCCATGCCGCGCAGGACGACGAAGACCCCGATGAAGGAACACGTGGAACCGACGATGACGCAGCTGAGGAGGGCGCGCTGCATGAACCCGTATCGCAGGAACTCAAGCATGCCTGTCCCCGACAACGACGTAGCGTCGGCCACCGTCCTCGGCGAATATGACCCGACCGCCGTAGAGTGTTTCCAGCGTCTCGCGGTTCAGCACCTGGGCGCAGCTTACCGAAGGCACGCACCGTCCGGTTGATGTAGAGCACCTTGTCAACGCAGGACAGGACTTCGTTGACATCGTGGGTGACGTAGAGCGTGGTCAGCCGGCGCTCGGCGTGGAGCTTCCGCACCAGGTCGACGATGGTGGACCGCGTCGCCACATCGACTGCCGACGTCGGCTCGTCCAGCAGCAGAAGTCGAGGCTCCTGCACCAGAGCGCGGGCGATAAGAAGTCGTTGTTGCTGGCCGCCGGACAGGTGCCCGGCAACGTGGTCGGCGGTCTCCTGCAGCCCGACCGCGGCCAGCGCTGCCTCGACCCGCCTCCGGTCGTCAGCGGTCGGTCGACCGAAGGTACCCAGGAACGGGTACAGCCCCATCGCGACCGCTTCGCGGACCGTAATCGGGAACTGCGGATCGATTGCTCGACGTTGAGGCACGTATCCGATTCGACGCCTGACCGAGGCGAGCTCGCGTCCAGTCGCGCCCAGGACTGACACGCGGCCGGACGCCGGTGTGACCAATCCGAGGGCCGCGCGCAACAGAGTCGTCTTGCCCGAGCCGTTCGGACCGATTATGCCGAGAAACTCGCCCGGTCCAAGGTCGAAACTGACGTCCTCGATGCCCACCGCCTGCTGGTAGGCGACCGTGACGTGGTCGAACCGGACCGAGCTCTCAGTCGTTGAGGTCAGGGTCGGCTCTCGTGCCGGCTACAGCCCCTTGAGCAGCGCTGCGATTGTCCGAACTGGGACGCCGGTGGCGCCGGCCGGTGCGTAGTCCCAGTCTTCCTTGGTGAAAGACGGCCCGGCGATGTCGATGTGAACCCAGGGCACGCCTTCCCCGACGAACTCCTTGAGGAAGAGCCCGGCGGTAATCGTACCGGCCACTCCCGGCTTGCCCGTATGCTTCATGTCTGCGACCCTGCTTCTCAGGTGTGACTTATAGCGGTCCGGCAGCGGTAGTTGCCAGAAGAACTCACCCTCCTGCCTGCCGACGGAGATCAGCCGGTCAATCGTCCTCTGGTCGGTGCCGAGCAGCCCCGAATACTCGTCTCCGAGAGCCACTACGCACGCACCAGTCAGTGTGGCAATGTCAATCATCAGGTCCGGGTTGAGGGTCGAGCCATAGGCCAGACTATCCGCCAGCAGGTGTCTGCCCTCGGCATCCGTGCTTATGACCTCGGCGGTCTTACCGTTGTAGTGCTTGATGACGTCACCCGGCTTCTGGGCGCCGCCGCCCGGCATGTTCTCAGCGAATGGCGCAAGGCCGTGTACCGTGACCGGCACATCCACGGAACCGAGCCACTTGAACAACCCCAGCACCGCGCCTGCACCGGCCATGTCGTCTTTCATGGTTTCCATGCCCGTTGACGGCTTGATTGACAACCCGCCGGAGTCAAAGGTGATGCCCTTGCCGAT encodes:
- a CDS encoding metal ABC transporter permease, producing the protein MLEFLRYGFMQRALLSCVIVGSTCSFIGVFVVLRGMAFAGSGLAHAAFGGVALGFLMAINPLFAAVLFCLGTAGLIQVATRRAQLRMDAAIGVFFAFAMALGVLFIGLMKRYDARVYGYLFGNVLGVTAGNLALMAVLAIVVVGTIGLLYRQFKFLSFDEDMAEASGLPTGTLAALLLGLLALTVVVSIKTVGIILVEALLVTPAATAYQLTSRYGMMFVLSWIASVVSCVAGLVISYSLGVPSGAAIVIVATVLFALAAILSPKRRKCKVCGHESAA
- a CDS encoding VCBS repeat-containing protein, producing MGGAARKTAAVLLALATSIGIAVALTWTETSWQDFSDGQFTSNLYVSHRYGGTVEFVPRFDFNNDGWMDLVCSEGYGSNVYLYFGDTAGFLASRSRDYPVGGGGECDGADLNCDGYADLIHTGWRAQPYATIYWGTASGPDPQNKTNLSVSNSEAVAVADLDNDGYLDIILSSEDGTSYIYWGSGSGYSPSNVTLLHLGTDTGHNWVVADLNKDGYLDLIGCCTNDCTHQPIFYFGPNHTYQLETLDFSPGGSGFDAQGVTVADFNHDGWLDIVYTGHDDITQAWIYWGSASGFSVQNRTVINTAQCFGGSAAYDFNKDGLVDLLFFRGSYYGAYLKPIIYYNTGSSPYFSDAQTSTIGPLTLNSTGGQVADYNKDGNVDIFLNDFESGSAHVLWGPDWNTVTDLPCYSGHHGVTREIGNIYDRTYREDYVSSVFDGGGLPNWHTVSWDDSTPGGSAVEMAVRTGATAAPDSTWSGWYAVAKGDTVPDSLNSRYIQYRAQLKYQNPASLPMLFAV